In Methylocystis echinoides, one genomic interval encodes:
- the hypF gene encoding carbamoyltransferase HypF, whose amino-acid sequence MARAGTRQARPDSAARLRLRVRGAVQGVGFRPFAQRIAARYGLTGFVQNDANGVLLEIEGAQCGAFLAALEAEAPPLANIESVDVEQIDARGDCAFSILQSAGGKTKTRIVADAATCPDCLEELFDASSRFHLYPFLTCTHCGPRFTIASSLPYDRARTSMANFPLCPRCEADYHDPHSRRFHAEAIACPACGPRLDADVSTIVEALRQGAVVALKGIGGYHLMCDARNEGAVASLRQRKARDAKPFAVMAANLASIDRIAAPTPAERALLAHRATPIVLMRSTDALAPSVAPGLGRIGVMLPYAPLHHLLFHAAAGYPSSNDWRGAAQGFVLVATSANRGGEPLVVDDHDARRRLSGIADLIVGHDRAIVARVDDSVMRIVDGAPAFLRRARGFVPDPVDLKTEGPCVVAVGGHLKSTVTVARGREAFISPHIGDLDDAESIRFFEESLRRLLSLLDVEPDVAACDLHPDFFSTRFAEETNLPLQRVQHHAAHVGAIAAEHGVDGPLLGVALDGYGMGDDGGAWGGELILLDGARWTRLGHLAPLPLPGGDRAAREPWRMGVAALAATGRLHRARNLFPDAPLAGQLAERLRRDAEPTTTSMGRLFDAAAALAGVCREQRYEGQAAMELEALVRTPRHMAESFQLSGGVLDFSPLLAFLADERPGPREAAEYFHGALIEGCAAWIEQEARARGLARIALGGGCMMNMILAEGLSDALRARGLSPMLARAAPCNDGGLSLGQAAIARAAFETGGVRKENAACV is encoded by the coding sequence ATGGCGCGCGCAGGGACCCGCCAGGCCCGGCCCGACTCGGCGGCGCGCCTGCGCCTGCGCGTGCGGGGGGCCGTGCAGGGGGTCGGCTTCCGGCCCTTCGCGCAACGGATCGCCGCGCGCTACGGTTTGACCGGCTTTGTGCAGAACGACGCCAACGGCGTGCTCCTGGAAATCGAAGGCGCGCAATGTGGGGCCTTTCTTGCGGCCCTAGAGGCCGAAGCGCCGCCTCTCGCCAACATTGAGTCCGTCGACGTCGAGCAAATCGACGCGCGCGGCGACTGCGCCTTCTCGATCCTTCAGAGCGCCGGCGGCAAGACCAAGACCCGCATCGTCGCCGACGCTGCGACCTGCCCCGACTGCCTCGAGGAGCTCTTCGACGCGTCGAGCCGGTTTCACCTCTACCCTTTCCTCACCTGCACCCATTGCGGGCCGCGCTTCACGATCGCCTCGTCCCTGCCTTATGACCGCGCGCGGACCTCGATGGCCAATTTTCCTCTCTGCCCGCGCTGCGAGGCGGATTATCACGACCCGCACAGCCGCCGCTTTCATGCCGAGGCGATCGCCTGCCCCGCCTGCGGGCCACGGCTCGACGCCGATGTCTCGACGATCGTCGAGGCGCTGCGCCAGGGCGCGGTCGTCGCGCTCAAAGGGATCGGCGGCTATCACCTGATGTGCGACGCGCGAAATGAAGGCGCCGTCGCCTCGCTGCGCCAGCGCAAGGCGCGGGACGCCAAACCCTTTGCGGTGATGGCCGCGAATTTGGCCTCAATCGACCGCATCGCCGCGCCGACGCCGGCCGAGCGCGCGCTGCTCGCCCATCGGGCCACGCCGATTGTGCTGATGCGTTCCACTGACGCCCTCGCGCCTTCAGTCGCTCCGGGCCTCGGTCGCATCGGCGTCATGCTGCCCTATGCGCCGCTGCACCATCTGCTGTTCCACGCGGCGGCCGGCTACCCGTCGTCCAACGACTGGCGCGGCGCAGCTCAGGGCTTCGTGCTGGTGGCGACGAGCGCCAATCGCGGCGGCGAGCCTCTCGTCGTCGATGATCACGACGCGCGGCGTCGTCTCTCGGGGATTGCCGACCTGATCGTCGGGCATGACCGCGCCATCGTCGCCCGTGTCGACGATTCCGTCATGCGCATCGTCGACGGCGCCCCGGCCTTTCTGCGTCGCGCGCGCGGCTTCGTTCCGGACCCTGTCGATCTGAAGACAGAGGGGCCTTGCGTCGTAGCGGTCGGCGGCCATCTGAAATCGACCGTGACAGTGGCTCGCGGCCGCGAGGCTTTTATCTCGCCGCATATCGGCGATCTCGACGACGCCGAAAGCATTCGCTTCTTCGAGGAAAGCTTGCGCCGCCTCCTGTCGCTCCTCGATGTCGAACCCGACGTCGCCGCCTGCGACCTTCATCCGGACTTTTTTTCGACGCGATTTGCGGAAGAGACGAATTTGCCCCTCCAGCGCGTTCAGCATCATGCGGCGCATGTCGGCGCGATCGCCGCGGAGCACGGGGTCGACGGGCCGCTGCTCGGCGTCGCGCTCGACGGCTATGGGATGGGCGACGACGGCGGCGCCTGGGGCGGCGAACTCATCCTGCTCGATGGCGCGCGGTGGACGCGGCTCGGCCATCTTGCGCCCCTCCCCCTGCCTGGGGGCGACCGCGCCGCGCGCGAGCCCTGGCGCATGGGCGTCGCCGCCTTGGCGGCGACCGGGCGCCTCCACCGGGCGCGAAATCTCTTTCCCGACGCGCCGCTTGCCGGGCAACTTGCGGAACGGTTGCGTCGCGACGCCGAGCCCACGACAACCAGCATGGGGCGGCTGTTCGATGCGGCTGCGGCGCTCGCCGGAGTCTGTCGCGAACAACGCTACGAAGGACAGGCGGCCATGGAGCTGGAGGCCCTCGTCCGCACGCCGCGTCACATGGCTGAGAGCTTTCAACTCAGCGGCGGCGTCCTTGATTTCTCCCCGCTCCTCGCCTTTCTCGCTGACGAACGGCCGGGGCCCCGGGAGGCGGCCGAATATTTCCACGGCGCGCTCATCGAGGGCTGCGCCGCCTGGATTGAACAGGAAGCGCGCGCGCGAGGCCTCGCCCGCATTGCGCTCGGCGGCGGCTGCATGATGAATATGATACTGGCGGAAGGGCTGAGCGACGCCTTGCGGGCGCGGGGCCTCAGCCCGATGCTCGCGCGCGCCGCGCCTTGCAACGATGGCGGCCTTTCGCTCGGCCAAGCGGCGATCGCGCGGGCGGCTTTCGAGACGGGCGGCGTAAGGAAAGAGAACGCGGCATGTGTTTAG
- the hypB gene encoding hydrogenase nickel incorporation protein HypB: MCTVCGCGTTSIEAGERQAGRTETAEGPHRHVHDHTHPDHEHDHRPHHDAHGDRHDPDGRAPAHSQAHSHAHSHAHSHAHSHAPGADVVDFGAGLAGVHVPGLSQDRIVRIERDILSKNDAYARDNRAFFAARGVLALNLVSSPGSGKTTLLVRTIDDVKLKFPVAVIEGDQQTSNDAERIRATGAPAIQINTGKGCHLDAHMVGHALETLDLSRGGVLFIENVGNLVCPAAFDLGEAHKIVVLSVTEGEDKPLKYPDMFAAADLMLLNKADLLPHLSFDVGACLANALRVNPRLQTLVVSAQTGEGMAAFYAWIEARTGVAASRASAARAG, translated from the coding sequence ATGTGCACGGTATGCGGCTGCGGAACGACGTCGATCGAAGCGGGCGAGAGGCAGGCCGGACGGACGGAGACGGCGGAGGGTCCTCACCGCCACGTCCACGACCATACCCACCCTGATCATGAGCACGACCATCGCCCTCATCATGACGCCCATGGCGATCGTCATGATCCCGATGGGCGCGCCCCTGCCCACTCGCAGGCCCACTCGCATGCCCACTCCCACGCCCACTCGCATGCCCACTCCCACGCCCCTGGCGCCGATGTCGTCGACTTCGGCGCGGGATTGGCCGGCGTGCATGTTCCGGGGCTGAGTCAGGACCGGATCGTCCGAATTGAACGCGACATCCTGTCGAAGAACGACGCCTATGCCCGGGACAACCGCGCTTTCTTCGCCGCGCGCGGCGTACTCGCGCTCAATCTCGTCTCGAGCCCCGGCTCGGGCAAGACCACCCTGCTCGTGCGGACGATCGACGACGTAAAACTGAAGTTCCCGGTCGCGGTCATCGAAGGCGATCAACAAACGTCGAACGACGCCGAACGCATCCGCGCGACCGGCGCGCCGGCGATTCAGATCAACACCGGCAAGGGGTGTCATCTCGACGCCCATATGGTCGGCCATGCGCTCGAGACGCTCGACCTTTCCAGGGGCGGCGTTCTCTTCATCGAAAATGTCGGCAATCTCGTTTGTCCGGCCGCATTCGATCTCGGCGAGGCGCACAAGATCGTCGTTCTCTCCGTCACGGAAGGGGAGGACAAGCCGCTCAAATATCCGGACATGTTCGCCGCCGCGGATCTGATGCTCTTGAACAAGGCCGATCTGCTGCCGCATCTTTCCTTCGACGTCGGGGCCTGTCTCGCCAACGCCTTGAGGGTCAATCCGCGCCTGCAGACGCTCGTGGTCTCCGCCCAGACCGGCGAGGGCATGGCGGCATTCTATGCCTGGATCGAGGCGCGGACCGGCGTCGCGGCGTCGCGCGCGAGCGCCGCGAGAGCCGGGTGA
- the hypA gene encoding hydrogenase maturation nickel metallochaperone HypA, with protein sequence MHEMALTESIVDILSEEARRQGFGRVRVVRLEIGALAHVEPAALSFCFDAVARGTVAEGAALDIIRAPGEGWCLDCGKTVPLTERFGACPDCGGRRVQMTSGDELRIQELEVD encoded by the coding sequence ATGCATGAGATGGCGCTGACCGAGAGCATCGTCGACATCCTCAGCGAGGAGGCGCGCCGACAGGGCTTCGGGCGGGTGCGCGTCGTTCGGCTCGAGATCGGGGCGCTCGCGCATGTCGAGCCGGCGGCGTTGAGCTTTTGCTTCGACGCGGTCGCGCGCGGCACGGTGGCGGAAGGCGCCGCGCTGGACATCATTCGCGCGCCGGGCGAAGGTTGGTGCCTCGATTGCGGGAAGACGGTTCCGCTCACTGAGCGCTTCGGCGCTTGTCCCGATTGCGGCGGGCGACGTGTGCAGATGACGTCGGGCGACGAGCTGCGCATTCAAGAACTGGAGGTCGACTGA
- a CDS encoding nickel-dependent hydrogenase large subunit produces MNAPVGTGLIQIGLDIDADGRAASVMIQSTRPAELAPRLFAGRNDEEIFALAGQLFTLCGFSHQIAARCAIAAARGAETTSTQCDVIGLAAEHLSESLRATALGWASDVTAIATPLREAMSASRVLANQCRRQAPLAELAPAVDQLSNAAKAFGVVAEGRPAPKRGSFLAALLDDAQRQTFLRTKAPDALSSSDDFAVAQALAKGGARFAALPALPGRRIETGAFARHWREAQTDAGSGLAARLAARIVAMQSALSSMQEALTGLWRDDAGEWMAAGALGAGEGFAAVETARGRLYHWARLDADGRVGEYAVVAPTEWNFHPAGPFAEALLGARISSGAAARRRIGQLAAVFDPCVAFEIDLREVAHA; encoded by the coding sequence GTGAACGCGCCCGTTGGGACAGGCCTGATCCAGATCGGCCTCGACATCGACGCCGACGGGCGCGCGGCTTCCGTCATGATCCAGTCGACGCGACCGGCGGAACTGGCCCCCCGCCTGTTTGCCGGGCGTAACGACGAGGAAATTTTCGCGCTTGCGGGTCAGCTCTTCACCCTCTGCGGCTTTTCGCACCAAATCGCGGCGCGGTGCGCCATCGCCGCCGCGAGAGGAGCCGAGACAACGTCTACCCAGTGCGACGTCATCGGGCTCGCCGCTGAGCACCTGTCGGAATCGCTGCGCGCGACGGCGCTGGGCTGGGCGTCGGATGTGACCGCCATCGCCACGCCCCTGCGCGAGGCCATGTCGGCCTCACGCGTCCTCGCGAACCAATGCCGGCGCCAGGCGCCGCTCGCGGAACTGGCGCCCGCCGTCGACCAGCTCTCGAATGCGGCCAAAGCCTTTGGCGTGGTCGCTGAGGGCCGGCCAGCGCCAAAGCGCGGAAGCTTTCTTGCGGCTCTTCTTGACGACGCGCAGCGCCAAACCTTTCTTCGCACAAAGGCGCCCGACGCGCTTTCGTCGTCGGACGACTTCGCCGTCGCGCAGGCGCTCGCGAAAGGCGGGGCGCGCTTCGCCGCCCTGCCGGCGCTGCCGGGGCGCCGCATCGAAACAGGCGCCTTCGCGCGCCATTGGCGCGAAGCCCAGACCGACGCCGGCTCGGGGCTGGCGGCGCGGCTGGCCGCGCGCATCGTTGCAATGCAGTCGGCGCTTTCATCGATGCAGGAGGCGCTCACCGGGCTGTGGCGCGACGACGCCGGCGAATGGATGGCCGCCGGCGCGCTTGGCGCGGGAGAGGGATTCGCCGCAGTGGAGACGGCGCGCGGAAGATTGTATCATTGGGCGAGGCTCGACGCGGACGGCCGGGTCGGAGAATATGCAGTGGTCGCGCCGACCGAATGGAACTTTCATCCTGCCGGGCCTTTCGCAGAGGCGCTTCTCGGGGCGCGCATCAGTTCGGGCGCCGCGGCGCGCCGCCGCATCGGCCAGCTTGCGGCCGTCTTCGACCCTTGCGTCGCCTTCGAGATCGACCTTCGGGAAGTGGCCCATGCATGA
- the hybE gene encoding [NiFe]-hydrogenase assembly chaperone HybE: MRDEAAQAIGARLASLYAEIRSGPMQGVSICNAALDVEAVGFRGFGERALGVIVTPWFMNLVLAAAPDSPQEGRPGGRLSITLPAGDVEFICGALEGFGVIYSCSLFSPMFGFADMAAARETAAAAISALFNPAMLDELGPAPASVDRRALLRGQLVSAKEAPP, from the coding sequence ATGAGGGATGAGGCGGCGCAGGCGATCGGCGCGCGACTCGCGTCCCTTTACGCCGAGATTCGTTCGGGACCCATGCAGGGCGTCTCGATCTGCAACGCGGCGCTCGACGTGGAGGCGGTCGGTTTTCGCGGCTTCGGCGAGAGAGCCCTCGGCGTGATCGTAACGCCCTGGTTCATGAATCTTGTTTTGGCGGCGGCGCCGGACTCTCCGCAGGAGGGGCGTCCTGGCGGCCGTCTGTCCATCACCCTGCCCGCCGGGGACGTCGAATTCATTTGCGGCGCCCTCGAGGGATTCGGCGTGATATATTCCTGCTCCCTGTTTTCGCCCATGTTCGGATTCGCAGACATGGCGGCGGCGCGGGAGACGGCGGCCGCGGCCATTTCGGCGCTGTTCAATCCAGCCATGCTGGACGAGCTCGGGCCGGCGCCCGCCAGCGTGGATCGCCGCGCCCTGCTGCGCGGGCAATTGGTCAGCGCCAAGGAGGCGCCGCCGTGA
- a CDS encoding rubredoxin → MSVDPSRSEDAAATERMECGVCWSVYDPAEGDPVWQIPPGTPFSRLPEEWRCPTCDAPRDKFLRFRHEG, encoded by the coding sequence ATGAGCGTCGACCCCTCCCGCTCGGAAGACGCCGCCGCGACCGAGCGCATGGAGTGCGGCGTGTGCTGGAGCGTCTATGATCCGGCGGAAGGCGATCCCGTCTGGCAGATCCCGCCGGGCACGCCTTTTTCACGATTGCCGGAGGAGTGGCGCTGTCCGACATGCGACGCGCCGCGCGACAAATTTCTGCGATTCCGCCATGAGGGATGA
- a CDS encoding hydrogenase expression/formation C-terminal domain-containing protein, whose amino-acid sequence MKVGFWVAPEGAEEAVTLAKIGGDDALADTRRINFLATRSAEELIARCPSVAGLLPRVADALAAQKASAPARLFDITDLPADDRELLSQLLGAGEVAGVAALTDGVVAQIQESVLAGLWRVRFTDEGGACIADYLEIAAIPQAVRKAAELARTIIDIGVPPADAMNVMPLLAEIRARRAAHRPGDPPHVINFSLLPVNEADMQFLQQTLGDGPVRLVSRGYGSCRVHATGVRNVWSVQFFNAMDAIILDTLEIGDPPLAACAADEDFHDSAERLREIHEAYFQ is encoded by the coding sequence GTGAAAGTCGGTTTCTGGGTCGCGCCGGAAGGCGCCGAGGAAGCGGTGACGCTTGCAAAGATCGGCGGCGACGATGCGCTTGCGGATACGCGCCGTATCAATTTTCTCGCGACGCGCTCGGCCGAGGAGCTGATCGCGCGCTGTCCTTCCGTCGCCGGCCTCCTGCCCCGGGTCGCCGACGCGCTCGCCGCGCAGAAGGCGTCGGCGCCGGCGCGCCTCTTCGACATCACCGACCTCCCGGCGGATGATCGGGAATTGCTCTCGCAATTGCTCGGGGCGGGCGAGGTCGCCGGCGTCGCCGCGCTGACGGACGGCGTCGTGGCGCAAATTCAGGAGTCGGTTTTGGCCGGCTTGTGGCGCGTGCGCTTCACCGACGAAGGGGGCGCGTGCATCGCCGATTATCTGGAAATCGCGGCCATACCGCAGGCGGTGCGCAAAGCGGCCGAACTCGCCAGGACAATAATCGACATCGGCGTCCCGCCCGCCGACGCGATGAACGTCATGCCTCTCCTCGCTGAAATCCGCGCCCGCCGCGCTGCGCATCGGCCCGGCGATCCGCCGCATGTCATCAATTTCTCGCTGCTGCCGGTCAATGAGGCCGATATGCAGTTTCTGCAGCAGACGCTCGGCGACGGGCCTGTCCGCCTCGTCTCGCGGGGCTACGGAAGCTGCCGGGTCCATGCGACGGGCGTTCGCAACGTCTGGTCGGTGCAGTTTTTCAACGCGATGGACGCGATTATTCTCGATACGCTGGAAATCGGCGACCCGCCGCTCGCGGCCTGCGCGGCGGACGAGGATTTTCACGACTCGGCCGAGCGTCTGCGCGAAATTCACGAGGCCTACTTTCAATGA
- a CDS encoding hydrogenase accessory protein — protein sequence MPSSGVLERAGVPIIDERSAADALGGGRNEAVLLFFPGDPAQRPETADVAVIFPELLAAFQGRLRGAVVALGAERTLGQVYHVDVFPSLAVIRAGVTIGVIPRVRDWADYVQKIEAFLDPAAQPLAQAAPRVAITSAYKGATA from the coding sequence ATGCCATCATCCGGCGTTTTGGAGCGCGCCGGCGTTCCGATCATCGACGAGAGGAGCGCCGCGGATGCGCTCGGCGGCGGCCGCAACGAAGCAGTGCTTCTGTTCTTCCCCGGCGATCCGGCGCAGCGGCCCGAGACCGCCGACGTCGCGGTGATTTTCCCCGAGCTTCTGGCTGCTTTTCAGGGACGTTTGCGGGGCGCGGTCGTCGCCTTGGGGGCCGAGCGCACGCTCGGACAGGTCTATCACGTCGACGTCTTCCCCTCTCTCGCGGTCATCCGCGCCGGCGTGACGATCGGCGTCATTCCGCGGGTCCGCGACTGGGCGGATTATGTGCAGAAGATCGAGGCGTTCCTCGATCCGGCGGCGCAACCGCTCGCACAAGCTGCGCCACGGGTCGCCATCACCTCCGCTTACAAGGGAGCGACAGCGTGA
- the hypC gene encoding HypC/HybG/HupF family hydrogenase formation chaperone, with amino-acid sequence MCLGFPMTVLSGDAAQAICARKGETAVVSMLLVGAQPPGARVLVHLSAAMRVLDPAEAAAIDAALDGLEAALNGEGFEHFFADLVDREPQLPAFLHKPRD; translated from the coding sequence ATGTGCCTCGGTTTTCCAATGACGGTTCTCTCGGGCGACGCCGCGCAGGCGATCTGCGCGCGCAAGGGCGAGACGGCGGTCGTCTCGATGCTGCTCGTCGGCGCCCAACCACCGGGCGCGCGCGTGCTCGTTCATCTTAGCGCCGCCATGCGCGTTCTCGACCCGGCCGAGGCGGCGGCGATCGACGCCGCGCTCGACGGGTTGGAGGCGGCGCTGAACGGAGAGGGTTTCGAGCATTTCTTCGCCGATCTCGTCGATCGTGAACCACAACTCCCGGCCTTCCTGCACAAACCGAGAGACTAG
- a CDS encoding HyaD/HybD family hydrogenase maturation endopeptidase: protein MSAPRILVLGIGNILWGDEGFGVRAAEAFHRRFSAPENVTILDGGTQGLYLVHFVEEADRLLVFDAVDYGLAPGALKIVRDDEVPKFTGSKKMSLHQTGFQEVLSAADLLGRYPEKIALVGCQPLDLENWGGPLTEPVHAAIAPAIDAAVALLAEWGVALTPRPPSECAPALLANDIDHRSYERRL from the coding sequence ATGAGCGCGCCACGAATCCTCGTTCTCGGCATCGGGAACATCTTGTGGGGAGACGAAGGCTTTGGCGTGCGCGCCGCGGAGGCCTTTCATCGGCGGTTCTCAGCGCCGGAGAACGTAACGATCCTCGACGGCGGCACGCAGGGTCTTTATCTCGTCCATTTCGTGGAGGAGGCCGATCGCCTTCTCGTTTTCGACGCCGTCGATTACGGCCTGGCGCCGGGCGCGCTGAAAATCGTGCGTGACGACGAGGTTCCGAAGTTCACGGGCTCGAAGAAGATGAGCCTGCATCAGACCGGGTTCCAGGAGGTGCTCAGCGCCGCCGATCTTCTCGGCCGCTACCCGGAGAAAATCGCGCTCGTCGGCTGCCAGCCCCTCGACCTCGAGAACTGGGGCGGGCCGCTCACCGAGCCCGTGCACGCCGCCATCGCGCCAGCGATCGACGCCGCCGTTGCGTTGCTCGCCGAATGGGGCGTCGCTTTGACGCCGCGCCCGCCGTCCGAATGCGCGCCGGCGCTGCTCGCAAACGACATCGACCATCGAAGCTATGAAAGGCGCCTCTGA
- the cybH gene encoding Ni/Fe-hydrogenase, b-type cytochrome subunit, with translation MFDSVHVSGVGDAHGARAVQRQTVYVYEAPVRIWHWVNALCIIVLFVTGYFIASPPPSAPGEASAHFLMGYIRFAHLSAGQILAVAFLLRLYWVFAGSPHCRQIFYVPFWSKDFWWEVLHEAKWYLFLAKAPKKYVGHNPLAQLMMFSLFTVPIVFMIVTGFALYSEGEGIDSWQHKAFGWVFLIWPNSQEVHTFHHLGMWALVVFTIIHIYAAVREDIVSRQSIISSMVTGERIFRDEEAA, from the coding sequence ATGTTCGACAGCGTCCATGTCTCGGGGGTCGGCGACGCGCATGGCGCGCGCGCCGTTCAACGCCAGACCGTATATGTCTATGAGGCGCCGGTGCGCATCTGGCACTGGGTCAATGCGCTGTGCATTATCGTCCTGTTCGTCACGGGCTATTTCATCGCGAGCCCGCCGCCGAGCGCGCCCGGCGAGGCCAGCGCCCATTTCCTCATGGGCTACATTCGCTTCGCGCATCTCTCGGCGGGACAGATCCTTGCCGTCGCCTTTCTCTTGCGGCTCTACTGGGTTTTCGCTGGCAGTCCGCACTGCCGGCAGATCTTTTACGTGCCCTTCTGGAGCAAAGACTTTTGGTGGGAAGTGCTGCACGAGGCGAAATGGTATCTCTTCCTCGCCAAGGCGCCGAAGAAATATGTCGGCCATAATCCGCTGGCGCAGTTGATGATGTTTTCCCTGTTCACCGTGCCGATCGTTTTCATGATCGTGACCGGCTTCGCGCTCTATTCGGAAGGCGAAGGGATCGACTCCTGGCAGCACAAGGCTTTCGGCTGGGTCTTCCTAATCTGGCCGAATAGCCAAGAGGTGCACACTTTCCATCATCTCGGCATGTGGGCGCTCGTCGTCTTCACGATCATTCACATCTACGCCGCGGTGCGTGAGGACATCGTAAGTCGCCAAAGCATCATCTCTTCGATGGTGACGGGCGAGCGCATCTTCAGAGACGAAGAAGCAGCGTGA
- a CDS encoding nickel-dependent hydrogenase large subunit — protein sequence MGVQTPNGFNLDNSGKRVVVDPVTRIEGHLRLEVNVDENNVIRNAVSTGTMWRGIEVILRNRDPRDAWAFTERICGVCTGTHALTSVRAVENALSINIPENANSIRNIMQLTLQVHDHLVHFYHLHALDWVDVVSALSADPKATSALAQSISPWPLSSPGYFKDLQTRLKKFVESGQLGPFKNGYWGHPAYKLPPEANLMAVAHYLEALDFQKDIVKIHTVYGGKNPHPNWLVGGAPCAINVDGAGAVGAVNMERLNLVSEIIDRSIEFVEQVYIPDLVAIAGFYKDWLYGGGLSGKSVMSYGDIPEHANDYSANNLLLPRGVILNGNLNEVLPIDQADPDQIQEFVTHSWYKYPDETKGLHPFDGVTEPNYKLGPNAKGTPTNIEAVDEGGKYSWIKSPRWRGNAVEVGPLARYIIGYAQGKPEFKEPADKLLQTLGVPVTALFSTLGRTAARGLECQWAAHKLRYFQDKLVANIKAGDSSTANVDKWEPKTWPTEARGYGFTEAPRGALGHWIKIKDGKIDNYQCIVPTTWNGSPRDPKGNIGAFEAALMDTPMADPGKPLEILRTIHSFDPCLACSTHVMSPDGQEMASVKVR from the coding sequence ATGGGCGTCCAGACTCCGAACGGCTTCAATCTCGACAATTCCGGCAAGCGCGTCGTCGTCGATCCCGTCACCCGCATCGAAGGCCATTTGCGGCTGGAGGTGAATGTCGACGAGAACAATGTCATTCGCAACGCCGTCTCGACCGGCACAATGTGGCGCGGCATCGAGGTCATTCTCAGGAATCGCGACCCCCGCGACGCCTGGGCCTTCACCGAACGGATCTGCGGCGTCTGCACCGGCACCCATGCGTTGACCTCGGTGCGGGCGGTCGAGAACGCGCTCTCGATCAACATACCCGAGAACGCCAATTCGATCCGCAACATCATGCAGCTGACCCTGCAGGTGCATGATCACCTGGTGCATTTCTATCATTTGCACGCGCTCGACTGGGTCGACGTGGTGTCCGCGCTGTCGGCGGATCCCAAGGCGACGTCCGCCCTGGCGCAGTCGATCTCCCCCTGGCCCCTCTCCTCTCCTGGCTACTTCAAGGACCTTCAGACGCGGCTCAAGAAGTTTGTCGAATCCGGCCAGCTCGGGCCGTTCAAGAACGGCTACTGGGGGCACCCCGCCTATAAGCTGCCGCCGGAGGCCAATCTCATGGCCGTGGCGCATTATCTGGAGGCGCTCGATTTCCAGAAGGACATCGTCAAGATCCACACGGTCTACGGCGGCAAGAATCCGCATCCCAACTGGCTGGTGGGCGGCGCGCCCTGCGCCATCAATGTCGATGGCGCGGGCGCGGTCGGCGCGGTCAATATGGAGCGGCTGAATCTCGTCTCCGAGATCATCGACCGCTCGATTGAATTCGTCGAGCAGGTTTATATCCCCGACCTCGTCGCGATCGCGGGTTTCTACAAGGACTGGCTCTATGGCGGCGGCCTCTCCGGCAAGAGCGTGATGAGCTATGGCGACATTCCCGAGCACGCCAATGACTATTCCGCCAATAACCTGCTCTTGCCGCGCGGCGTGATCCTCAACGGCAATCTCAACGAGGTCTTGCCGATCGACCAGGCCGATCCGGACCAGATCCAGGAATTCGTGACGCATTCCTGGTACAAATATCCCGACGAAACCAAGGGACTGCATCCCTTCGACGGCGTCACCGAGCCTAATTACAAACTCGGCCCCAACGCCAAGGGCACGCCGACCAATATCGAGGCGGTCGACGAAGGGGGGAAATACAGCTGGATCAAATCGCCGCGCTGGCGCGGCAACGCCGTGGAGGTGGGGCCGCTCGCCCGCTACATCATCGGCTATGCGCAGGGCAAGCCGGAGTTCAAGGAGCCGGCCGACAAGCTGCTCCAGACGCTCGGCGTTCCGGTCACGGCGCTGTTCTCGACGCTCGGCCGCACGGCGGCGCGCGGCCTCGAGTGCCAGTGGGCGGCGCATAAGCTCCGCTACTTCCAGGACAAGCTCGTTGCCAACATCAAGGCGGGCGATTCATCGACCGCGAATGTGGACAAATGGGAGCCGAAGACCTGGCCGACGGAGGCCAGGGGCTATGGCTTCACCGAGGCGCCGCGCGGCGCGCTCGGCCACTGGATCAAGATCAAGGACGGCAAGATCGACAATTACCAGTGCATCGTGCCAACCACGTGGAACGGCAGTCCGCGCGATCCCAAGGGAAATATCGGCGCGTTCGAAGCGGCGCTGATGGACACGCCCATGGCGGATCCGGGAAAGCCGCTCGAGATCCTGCGCACGATCCATTCCTTCGACCCCTGCCTCGCCTGCTCCACGCATGTGATGAGTCCTGACGGGCAGGAAATGGCGTCGGTGAAGGTTCGCTAG